GCTTGCAGCTAGCCCAATACCGCCAACATGTCCTCGACGCGCGTAAACTTCTCGCGCGGTTTACCTCTTGTCTTGCCGCGTTCGATTTCGGCCGCATCGATGCGCTGCCAATCCGCATACGACACCACGCGCACGTTGCGTTCGCGCAGCAACGCCGCCAGCGCGTTAGTATCGGGCGTCGCGCACGGCGTCAGCGACGCGGCATCCGCCAGCATCGAGGCTACCGTTGCCTGGCTGTCGGGCTTGTTGTTGCCGATGATGCCGCTGGGGCCGCGCTTAATCCAGCCCGCCGCGTATAAGCCGGGAATAACGGCGTCTCCATCCAGAATACGCCCATCGCGATTTGGAAACACGCCGCGCTTCGCATCAAATGGCAGGCCCGGAAACGCCGTGCCCCGGTAGCCAACGCTGCGGAATACAAGGCCGCACGCGAGCGTCTCCATCTCGCCAGTGCCGACGGCGCGCATCTTGTGCGGCTCGCCTTCCAGGCGATTGCGCTCCAGTTTTAGCGATTCCACGCGGCCGTTGCCGGAAAGCTCAATCGGGCTCTTGAGGAAATGTACGAAGAACCGTTTCCCCTTGCCTTCGGGCGTGCGCGAAGCGAGTTCCTGCATGACCGCAAAGTTCTTTTTGGCGTGCTGGTTGTCCGGATCGTCCAACTCGGCCTGGCTTGCAGGGTCCAACACGAGGTCTTCGGGCGCGATCACCGGATGGCAGTCCACCAATTCGCCGAATTCTTTCAGTTCCGGCTGCGTGAACTTGGCTTGCACGGGGCCGCGCCGCCCGATGAGGTGCACTTCCTTGATCGCGCTCGACGCCAGCGCATCCAGCGCGTGCGCGGCGATGTCGGTCTCTTTCAATTCATCCACGGTCTTCGCGAGAATGCGGCTGACGTCCATCGCGACGTTTCCTTGTCCGATCACGACAGCGACTTCCTGCGACAGATCGAACACGCGGTCGCGGTAATCCGGGTGGCCGTTGTACCAGCCAACAAACTCCGTCGCGGTGTGGCTGCCCAGCAGGTCCTCGCCTGGAATACCAAGACGATTGTCCGATTCCGCGCCACACGAAAACAGGATCGCGTCGTAGAACCGGCGCATTTCCTCGACAGTCACGTCGCGTCCGACCGTCACATTGCCTAAGAACGCGAATCGTTCGTGCGCGGCAATCTTGTCGTACACGCGGATGACGCTCTTGATCTTCGGATGATCCGGCGCAACACCGCCGCGAACCAGCCCGAAGGGCGTCGGAAGTCGATCGAACATATCGACTTGAATGGTCTTGTCCGACTTGAAAAGGGCTTCAGCGGCGTAGAAACCACTGGGGCCGCTGCCCACGATGGCTACGCGCAACGGTCGCACGGCGGTACCGATCTCGCTCATGTGTAACTCCAGGAAGAATAGACCAAAAATAAAGCCCCCGCGTCCTACGTGCGGGGTTGTATGTACGATACGCCGACCGTGTCTTTGGATCAAGATCGCGGCATCCCGGCAACGGCATATCCGGCGGCGGAGTTGCGGCGAATTCTGGGCCGTCCTCATGACCGGTCCGTCTGATAGCGTTTTGCCTGCCCACTTCGTAGACTATAGCGATGTTCAACCAACGGGGGTGGATTTCATGGACATGGCGATCTCGCGGCGCGCGTTTCTTGGAACCGGTGTGGGCGTGGGGCTGGGATTGGCGCTGGGTTCGGGGCCGTTGCTGGCGCAGACGGTGGATCTCTCCAAGCAAAGGCTCATCATCAAGTTCGATTGCACCCAGGACTTTCCTGCCGAGGTCTACTTTGGCGCGGGCGACGTGCGCGTTGTCGAGAGTCCCGCGGGCAAATACCGTGAAGCCGAGGGCAAACCCATCTCGCGCTTTGGATACCGCTTCAAGATCGAGCATATCGGCCGCCCACACGCCGCCGTCATCCATTATCCCGACGACAAGCGGCGGTTCATGTGCATCAACGATGGAACCTGCTATGACCTCACAACGGGCGTGTTCACGGGGTGGGCGCAGCCTATCACCAACACGATGCTGGAACTCCGCCAGGTCTTCTGGCCGCGTTGGGAGGATTGTTCCATTGTTTTCATGACGTGGAGCGACGGCGAACCCGCGGCGGCGGCAACCATCGAAATCTATGAACTCGACGATCTGCCCGCTCTCGCCGTGCCGGGCGATCCGCTCGACGGTTCGCGGCGTGAGGTGGGTGTGCAATACGAGGACCCCTGCGGCATCGGCGCGTCGGAAGGCGCCATGAACCGCGAGGAGTGGATCGAAC
The sequence above is a segment of the Candidatus Hydrogenedentota bacterium genome. Coding sequences within it:
- a CDS encoding FAD-dependent oxidoreductase, yielding MSEIGTAVRPLRVAIVGSGPSGFYAAEALFKSDKTIQVDMFDRLPTPFGLVRGGVAPDHPKIKSVIRVYDKIAAHERFAFLGNVTVGRDVTVEEMRRFYDAILFSCGAESDNRLGIPGEDLLGSHTATEFVGWYNGHPDYRDRVFDLSQEVAVVIGQGNVAMDVSRILAKTVDELKETDIAAHALDALASSAIKEVHLIGRRGPVQAKFTQPELKEFGELVDCHPVIAPEDLVLDPASQAELDDPDNQHAKKNFAVMQELASRTPEGKGKRFFVHFLKSPIELSGNGRVESLKLERNRLEGEPHKMRAVGTGEMETLACGLVFRSVGYRGTAFPGLPFDAKRGVFPNRDGRILDGDAVIPGLYAAGWIKRGPSGIIGNNKPDSQATVASMLADAASLTPCATPDTNALAALLRERNVRVVSYADWQRIDAAEIERGKTRGKPREKFTRVEDMLAVLG